The following proteins come from a genomic window of Hoplias malabaricus isolate fHopMal1 chromosome 15, fHopMal1.hap1, whole genome shotgun sequence:
- the fundc2 gene encoding FUN14 domain-containing protein 2: MAEKIKNDGEAFVMDLAEHVKKQRWWNKVFGNNSGPAAEKYSVATQLAIGGVTGWCAGYLFQKVGKLAASAVGGGFFLLQIANHTGYIKVDWKRVEQDVNKAKKQLKLNTDRPPKEVRTKVQEVQTFVKKNMVLTGGFAGGFLLGLAS, encoded by the exons atggCTGAGAAGATAAAGAACG ATGGTGAAGCCTTTGTGATGGACTTGGCAGAACATGTCAAGAAACAGAGATGGTGGAATAAAGTGTTTGGCAACAACTCTGGGCCAGCTGCTGAAAAGTATTCGGTAGCAACACAGCTCGCTATCGGTGGAGTGACTGGCTG GTGTGCAGGGTATTTGTTTCAGAAGGTTGGCAAACTGGCCGCGTCAGCAGTGGGTGGTGGCTTCTTTCTGCTCCAG ATTGCTAATCACACCGGCTACATTAAAGTCGACTGGAAGAGGGTGGAACAGGACGTGAACAAGGCCAAGAAGCAACTGAAACTAAATACTGACAGGCCACCGAAAGAAGTGAGGACAAAAGTGCAGGAG GTGCAGACATTTGTGAAGAAAAACATGGTCCTCACAGGGGGCTTTGCTGGAGGATTCCTGCTGGGCCTGGCTTCATAA
- the cmc4 gene encoding cx9C motif-containing protein 4 produces the protein MSQKDPCQKQACAIQKCLQANKYTESRCEEVIRAMRRCCETHSGVDSVCCSGFSKEHKTPEGKNRSLL, from the exons ATGTCACAAAAAGATCCCTGTCAGAAGCAAGCCTGTGCCATACAGAAATGTCTGCAAG CCAACAAATACACTGAAAGCCGCTGTGAGGAGGTGATCCGGGCCATGAGAAGATGCTGCGAGACTCACAGTGGTGTGGACTCTGTGTGCTGCTCTGGATTTTCCAAAGAACACAAAACCCCAGAGGGAAAAAACAGGAGCCTTTTATGA